From the Sphingobium yanoikuyae genome, the window TCATCGCGCTGCTGAACCTGGACCAGACCACGACGGTATATGGCCGTATCCCGGCCGGGCAGAATGTCCCGCCCGGCAGCTATTCGGACACGATACTGGTCACGGTCATCTTCTGATCAGGCGCCTCTGAACCCGGTCATGCGCGCCTGACAGCGCCTATTCATTGGCTGCCAGGGAATAGCCATGGCAGGTCTGCGCGTCGAACTGGATGGTCGTGATGCAATCGCGGCCGCGCTGCTTGCTGGCGTAAAGCTGGCGATCGGCTTCCGCCATCCACAGCTCGGCGGGCAGGTCGGCATGGCAACGGGCACTGGCGACGCCGATGCTGACGGTGATGAAGGGGCTGACCTGCGACTGGGCATGGGGAATGTTGAGCGACTGGATCTGCAGCCGGATTTCCTGCGCAACCAGTTCTGCCCCCTGGGGGTCCGCGCCGGGCAGGATGCAGGCGAACTCCTCGCCGCCATAGCGCGCCGGCAGGTCGGTCGCGCGCTTGACTGCACGGGTCAGCGCGGCACCGACCATCGCGATGCAGCGATCCCCGGCGGGATGTCCATAGGTATCGTTGAACTGCTTGAAGAAATCGATGTCGAGCATGATGACCGACATCCATTCCCCGGTCCGGGTCAAGCGCGCGCTTTCCGCCTGCAGCGACCGTTCCATGTGGCGACGATTGCTCAGGCCCGTCAGCGCATCGGTGACGGCCAGCGTCGCGAGCTGATCGCGCAGGCGCTTGAGTTCGACATGGTTGCCGACCCGCGCGCGCAATATCGCCGGCTGGATCGGCTTGGTCACATAGTCGATCGCGCCCAGCGACAGGCCGCGCATCTCATCTTCCGTATCGCCAAGCCCGGTGGTGAAGATGATCGGTATGTCGACCAGCATGATGTCCGCCTTGATCTGGCGACAGACTTCGAACCCGTCGATGCCCGGCATCAGCACATCCAGCAGGATCAGGTCGGGCTGCACCGTGCGCGCAATGTCCAGCGCCTGCTGGCCCGACGTGGCGAAGCAGATCTCATAATCATCCTCCAGCACGGCGTTCATGATTTCGATATTCGAAATCTCGTCATCGACGATCAGGATGGTGGCCTTGCTCATGATGTCGCTCCTGCCGGATCGATCGACCGGCCTGCTGTGCCCGCGCCCGGCGCATCGGCATCGATCAGCGCGAGGGCAGTTTCATAATCCAGTTGCTCCAGCGCCCGCTGAACCGGATGGCCAGCGCGCTGATCGGCCGTCAGCCCCATCGCCTGGGCCAGCCGCTCGAACCCGGCGCGGGCGCTCAGGCTCCGGCGCGCGATCAGCCCGCGCAATTCGGTGCGCGCCTGTTCGACCGCGCCATCATCCTGGTCGGTGACGATCGCGACGTCCGATGCCTCCGCGCCCCCCGTCAGGCTGCGCGCAGCGGCGATCGCTGGTGCTATCGCCACCTCCAGATCGACGACCGCGGCCAGCGCCGGCCCGGTTTCGCCCGCCGCCAGCATCCGTTCGATGTCCGACGCGATCTGCTGGACGCCGGGCAGTTCCAGCGATCCGGCCACGCCCTTCAGGCTATGGGCCAGGCGCCGCGCATCGGGCAGCAACCCTGCCGCCAAATGCGCCCGCAAATCCCGGCCGACATGGTCATAGCTGTCACCGAAGGTGACGATCAGCTTGCGCAGCAGCCCGGTCTTGCCATTGACCCGCGCCAGTGCGGCGGGCAGGTCGAAGGGCGGCAGCCGATCGGGCAGCGACGAACTGGCAACCGTCGGCACGACCGGCGACGGCAGCGGCGTGGTCACTCGTCCCGCCTTCAGCCAGCGATCCAGCA encodes:
- a CDS encoding diguanylate cyclase → MSKATILIVDDEISNIEIMNAVLEDDYEICFATSGQQALDIARTVQPDLILLDVLMPGIDGFEVCRQIKADIMLVDIPIIFTTGLGDTEDEMRGLSLGAIDYVTKPIQPAILRARVGNHVELKRLRDQLATLAVTDALTGLSNRRHMERSLQAESARLTRTGEWMSVIMLDIDFFKQFNDTYGHPAGDRCIAMVGAALTRAVKRATDLPARYGGEEFACILPGADPQGAELVAQEIRLQIQSLNIPHAQSQVSPFITVSIGVASARCHADLPAELWMAEADRQLYASKQRGRDCITTIQFDAQTCHGYSLAANE